One Salvia miltiorrhiza cultivar Shanhuang (shh) chromosome 6, IMPLAD_Smil_shh, whole genome shotgun sequence genomic window, AGAGTGGCGGCTCTGAAGACTTAGAGGAGAAATCTCGATGAGCGGCGCGGCGGTTCTGATCGAAAGTCTAGGGATTCTttagtattttataattttatttttgattcaACGGCACCGCGGCGTTTTGCAGCAACGccataactaattaattaaattctcaCCGATTCAGTAGGTAGGGTGTAAAATTTGGATTTGAAGGTGGAGTAGTTTGCCTGTTTATTGTAGCGAATTAATTAGAATACAGTAGGTAATCTAATTATTGGAAATTAGAGctgaaaagaaggagatgggcAGCTGCAGATTGACTTGAAAAATTCAAAAGAGGAGTAAATAAGCAGCTCAACCACTTGTTTTAGGGTGGGAGAGAAAATGGAGGCCATCACGGAAATTGTGTAGCATACTAGCAACTTTTTGGAAAAATATTAACTTAAttggcaaataaaattaaattagcCATCTGTTAGAAGCATAGTTTCCCTACCCTGCCGGCTGCCGCTTATataagcccaatgaattaaatttATGTGAGCCCGattatatataggggagggatctatggagaattatatttttcaagagaatgaagaataacgaataaatctataaattttacgaacagatcaacataactaatgaacagatgTATTCAGTAAATACggtaaaaatagtgaaaatctcgCCCCTATTAGGATTCGAATCCAGACCAAAAATCTTATTCATACGATGCACTGATTTATTCATCGAAACTATAGACTTATTCGAACGCATTctctattctcaaaatatttagcattctccatggatcttctccctatatatatatatagaaataagATCATGTAGTACTGGTGCCTTAGATAGTGACGTAGGACCTAATATCAGTCGTTGATCTCATTTTTTTAACGCTCCAGATCTGATCCAATTTTAACCCTAAGTCTTTCGTTTTTCTTAAATTCGGAAGGATATTTTTGTCTTTTAATTCTTAGATTATATTACGCATGCTACTTCGTTTTACCTCGTCGTCTTCGCAATTGTCTTTCTCTCTTCACTGCGATTCTCTTTCTCTGTGAGATTTGTTGTTAGTTTTAGTTCGTTTTCTCGTTCATGACGATTGAGGAATCGAGTATTGTTTATTATTTATCTGGTTCTTATCTTCTGTGATTATTCGTGGTTCGTGGTCATGTTACTGTGTTTTCGGTTGGCGATCAGTTAGTCTTTTTTTGGTATGTTTTTGAAATcattgtgtttttattttgtttagtttgatgattttttcatttttcgcTTCCATATTATGTAGAATAAATGTGAAATTGTTTTGCGTCATGTGTTGATTTGAATTTGTTATGTTTTGtgtttaattttattgattttaattcGTTGTGTTTTTCATGTATCAGTGAATAATGCTTGTGTTAATGACATGCATATTAGTGTTAAATattctatattatttatttgtacGTTAAATCTTTgtttttatgagaaatatttgatattttgatttatttgaaactttaacaatttttattttattgttaaattATGTGCAATTTTATAATACATATATGCATGTTAGTGGTTCAGGTTATGCATGTATGtttaaatagtttatttttTCTGTTGAGAATTGAATTTCtgtatcatatttttttttattgcaatttgatgtttatttgttgttttaactctttgtattttttgtgccaatatatatgcatttttcTGTATGTGTTTATGCATGTTTGCTCTTCAGATTATGCATTTTTAAGGAAGTAAAGCCAAAGAGAGTGATAACTAACTAACCAAGTCCAACTAAAAGAAGCCTAACTCACTATGCCTTTCTTTAAAGAAGCATTAGTTCACCGTTTTAGGCTAAGCACATCACATTAGGCCACATTACTTTatcaaaattattttcttaaactttttttcaaatttcttGCTGATGTGGCCCGCCTCTGCGGCGCTGGCAAGTGCTGATTAGCTGCTCCAAAAAGTTGGGGGAGACGGTGTGGAACGCTCGATCGATCATCTGTTGACTTGACGGTCACATGATATCTTTGAAGTTAATTTGGAAAAAAGGTTTCATTTCATGGCCATATATAGCCTATCTTTGCTTCTGTTTTACTTGAGTTATAAAAAAACAGCAAATGcatgtcatatatatatatatatatatatatatatgagtgaatCTTTTCGAAATTTTGGCCTTTGTAAAGCTGCTTTGTTTCGGATTGTTGATGATCAGAAGATAAAACAGACAAGGAAGAAAGAGGAGAAGATAAGGAATCCCTTGTTTAGACTAGTTTTATATTCAAAAGTTGtgagttttttttatttgtggTTTGATTCTTGTATTAGCTGTCTTACTTTTGGCTGAATCTAGTGGTAGTTTAgtactaattatttttatgtgtGTCTGAAAACAGTTGTTAGCTAGTGAGATATTATGATATAGATTCCTTTGTAGCTTAGGTTCCtatcaataaaatattttcaagaattcagagagaaaaaaatgcgaaggctcatttcttttccatttCTTAATTTGTATGCTTTAAAAACAGGCATGATCAATCAATGAAACTATGTGTTTGTTTGTTCTTTTGTGAAGCAAATATGTGTTTTTCTTACATAAATTTGGCTCCATTTGTTTTTACAGTTTCTCTGTTCAGTGACTCTCTCTTTTTCTTGTGTGAATGTTGAGGTCGTTAATGAAGTTGAATAAGTTTGTGAATTCGAAAATTTGAAAACAAACATGATGAATAAAGTGTGTATGGATGAAACTAAAAACAGATTTTACAAAAATTGGCAGATAAAATCCATTATCCTTCCGAAATCTCAATCCTCATCATCACTCTCATCGCTAAAATAacccttcttcttctctctcctctcctttCTCACTCCTCCCTTCCCATCCTCCACCTTCAGCAGCCTCTCCTCCGCCGCCCCTCCTCCATCCACCACCGACGCCCAATTCTCCATCTCCAGCTCACCTTCATCTTCCCGTTCCTCCTCCTCCCCCCCTTCAAAATCCCTCCCCCTACTCTCCCCTCCACCGCTACCGCCTCGCCGCCCCTtcttcggcggcggcggccgctcCCTCGGCCCCAAAAAATTCCGCGGGCACTCGTACGACAAATGCCCCTCCTCGCCGCACTCGTAGCACCTGCTCTTGTCCTTGTACACCTTCTTCTTAATGAACTCCGTCGCGCGCCCGTTGTCGGCGGCGATCGAGGCGCGTAGGGTTCGGCCGTTGAGGATCTTCCCGTCCATCTCCTTGGCCGCCCTGGCGGCGTCCTCACGGCGGACGAAGAGAACGAACGCCACGCCCTTGCTCTGGCGCGTGGCGCGGTCCTTGAGCACCGTGACCTTGGCGAGCTTGCCGAAGGTGGAGAAGATCGTGTGGAGGTCGG contains:
- the LOC130987859 gene encoding U11/U12 small nuclear ribonucleoprotein 31 kDa protein-like, which produces MPRKRNQSDDEEDDTFFYRYSSAAAEATPSTGASKSSRGGGSGGLAPSKSTVYVSNIDYNLTNSDLHTIFSTFGKLAKVTVLKDRATRQSKGVAFVLFVRREDAARAAKEMDGKILNGRTLRASIAADNGRATEFIKKKVYKDKSRCYECGEEGHLSYECPRNFLGPRERPPPPKKGRRGGSGGGESRGRDFEGGEEEEREDEGELEMENWASVVDGGGAAEERLLKVEDGKGGVRKERREKKKGYFSDESDDED